ACAGTGCAGGTGAAGTACGTTGTGCGGGGCCACTGTTCAGTCACCTGAAACTGATTTTGATGTCAATTTACCCAGGATGGCCTTAGTCTCGCCGACAATCCACCATGCCCGGGGAGGATAAGCATGGAGTGCAAATCAAGAAGAAATGATAGACGAGGTGCAAGCTAGGACATACTCTCCCCCTTGGGAATGATGTATAAGGAATGGGACGCTTACTTTACAGAAAGGGTATGCTCGCAAAGCGCATTATTCCCTGCCTTGACGTCAACAAGGGTCGTGTGGTCAAGGGAAGGTGTTTTTCGGCGTTGAGAGATGCTGGCCATCCCGTTGAATGCGCTAAAGCATACGATGCGCAGGGGGCGGATGAGCTGGCTTTTCTGGACATTACTGCCTCTCGCGAGGGAAGGCCAGCCCTCCTCTCCTTAATAGAGGATGTGGCTGAGGTATGTTTTGTTCCCCTCACAGTAGGTGGTGGAATCCGGAGTATAGACGATGTGCGAGCTGTGCTCTCATCAGGAGCTGATAAGGTTAGTATAAACACCTCAGCCGTTCAAACTCCCTATTTGATCAGAGATGGCGCAGAGAGCTTTGGTTCGCAGTGTGTGGTGGTGGCGATTGATGCCCGGCATGAGCCAGGATTCGGTTGGCGCGTTTATTCCCATGGAGGGAGCAAGCCTACACCGTTGGAGGCAGTCACGTGGGCCTGTCGTGTGGCAGATCTGGGGGCAGGCGAGATTCTCTTAACCAGCATGGATGCAGACGGGACCTGCAGTGGCTATGACTGCAGGCTTAGCAAGGAGGTGAGCCAATCCGTTGGGATTCCGGTAATTGCTAGTGGGGGCGCTGGGGAACTGGCCCATCTGGCCCAGGTTCTGACAGAGGGTGGTGCCGACGCCGTCCTGGCTGCTAGCATCTTTCACTTTGGAAAATACACCCTCCAAACTGTCAAGGAGTTCCTTCTTTCCAAGGGGATCACGGTGCGGCCGCCCCGCATAGCAGCCAAATAACCGTCCACCGCCCCGTTATAGTGAGTCGCTCCAATTCAACTCTTCAATAGCTCAGCAACGACCGCACGTTCCTCCGTGAGCTCGCTTATACTAGTTGCTATTTTCGACCGGCCAAACGGGTCTATCTGGAGACCCTGGACAATTTCCACGCAGCCTCCTCTGGAACGGACAGGAAAGGAAGCAACGAGGCCCTTCTCTATACCGTAACTTCCGTCCGAAGATAAAGATACGCTATGCCAGTCTCCGGGACTCGTTGGCTCAGCGATGCTACGAATGGTTTCCACAATCGCGTGTGCAGCAGATTGCGCCGAAGAAAGCCCCGTGGCATGAATAATGGTGCTACCTCGCTGCTGAACACTTTGAATAAAATCACCCCTTAGCCATTCCATATCCGGAATGACTTCGCAAACTAAACAACCCCCAATGCGAGCATTCAGGAAGTCTGGATATAATGTGCTGGAATGGTTGCCCCAGACGGCGACATTGGTAACCTCTCGCCAATGTTGACCAGCCTTTTCTGCAAGTTGAGCCTTAGCACGGTTTTCATCGAGTCGACTCATCGCAAACCACCGATTATTAGGAATATCTCGCGCGCTACTCATAGCAATTAGGCAATTCGTATTACACGGATTACCAATTACTAGTACTCGGACATCGGCTGCGGCATTCCTTTGAATAGCGTGTCCCTGCTTCACGAAGATCTTCCCATTGGTGCTCAATAGATCCTTGCGTTCCATGCCAACTTTTCTTGGCATACTTCCCACAAGTAACGCCCAATTTACATCTCGGAAACCCTCGTCCAAGTCATCAGTAGCTATAACACTCTCCAGAAGGGGAAAAGCACAATCGAGCAGTTCCATAAGGATGCCTTCCAGTGACTTGAGGGCAGATGGTACCTCAATGAGCCGTAGAATAATGGGCTGGCTAGGGCCGAAAAGACTTCCTGAAACGATTCTTGGGAGCAAGGAATAACCAACCCGGCCAGCGGCACCGGTGACAGCAACATGGATAGGCTTCTTCAAGGCAAGTTTCCTCCTCTTCCTTAGGTAATTATCAGAATGAACCCCCTCTCAGCAAGCTCAACACCCTCCCTGACCAAATGACTAAAATGACTAAATGACTAAAACACCAGATCCCCCTTCTTGCTTCAGGCCAACGACAGCTCCCGCGTAGGACGGACCCACAAGCCGCCAAGCTGGCTACTCACACCGGCTGCCAGCTTAGGCCTGGGCATCCAGTTTTTGTCAATAAAGAATTGGGTAAACTTTAGACACTTGCCAGAATTTAGGCTCTCGGAGATAGGGCTACTGAGCTGCGCCTGTCTATCATTCATTCTCGTCTGGGTTTGGAACTTTGAAAGAATGAACAAGGAGAACCAGGCAATTGGGAAAAAGGATGTGCCAATTAAGCCATCCAAGACCCACAACTCTCCTGCAAGGGATCCTTTGATCCTCTCCTTGTTTGCTACAAGATAAGAAGACAAGATATATGAGACGTGTTAGGGACGTGTGCTTGTAGGTCCTATTAGGACAGAAAACTCACGGGGGGATTGTACCAACTTGACTCTGCTGGTAGATATCTTGGCTATGAGCAAGCTAGTGAAGGAGGTGAAAGTGCGTGGGGTAATTCCGGCTGATAGCAGCTGTGCAGTTTTCCTTGGCAATGAGGAAAAAACTTTTGTGATCTATGTGGATGTCGGAGTGGGAAGTGCAATTAGCATGTTCCTTAGTAGCATCCAAAAAGATCGGCCGCATACACATGATCTTGTCGGACTCATGCTAACTGCTTTTAGTGCTCGCGTAGATCGGGTAATCATTAACCAACTTAAGGGAACCACCTATTATGGACGCTTGATCATTGCTGCTGAAAATGAGCTCCATCAGCGGAGGATCATTGAGCTAGATGCGCGCCCTAGCGATTGCATTGCGATGGCTGCGCAGCAACGCGCACCGATCTATGTCAGTCAGGAAGTTTGGGATGAGGTTGAAGACATGTCTGATGTTCTCCATGGCATAGAAGAGGAACGCCGTCGGGAGGGGGATCAGGGGTAAGGGTTCTAGAAGCCTCCCTTGCCATCGCACATGCGTTCCTATTCTACTGACATAGGGTTTGTGACCCGTTACAGAGGCTTTCCAAGGAGAAAAAGCCCAAGACTTACAGCAGCAGGGCTAGCTATCGGCTCGAGGGGGAGAAGGTTCCGCACACCGCACATAATATAAACGGATAGACAGCCACCTACCTCGGAGTTCTGGGAAGCTTGGGGCCATAACACTTATGGAGGGAGATTTTTCGCCCTGCATTCTGTGCTGCGCTCTGCTACTATCCATCTGAATTCTTGGCGCAGCTGATTCCTGTGTTTAATCGGCCAAAGAAAAAAGGTCGGATGATAGCGATGATAAAATAGAACTCGCCGACGTTAGCCGCCGCCATAAGTGTGCCCTCCAAAACGGACCTGAGCCTTGCAAACTACAGCTAACTGTAGCCTTCCTCCCTACTCTATTCTTGAGTCTTGTAGGAAGGATGAATAAGAGGGGTTTAGAAGAAGAGTTGTTACTAAGAGCTTTACTAAAGGGGACCAGTTAGTAGACAATTTTTCCGATAGTATTCGATTAGTTGCTATGGGACTAAGGGGGGGATCTAAGCTCTCCAGATCTCGCCTATAGCAAGTCTTTGGCAACAAGCAGGGTGCTGCTGCTCGTACTCGCGTCTTTTTCCGGTATTTGTATGCACTAGGAGATGTGAGGAGGGGGAGTGAAAATTAAGTTCACGATCAGTTTCCTAAAAAGGTAATCTGTTAATAATATCCAGCAGGGACGGTGTGCGGTTGTCCAAGCCCCTATGTCTTCTCACAACTCGGAGGCAACAAAGCAAAGCAAGAGTAACATAGGAACAGGATGAGGTGGAATCACAAGCATGCGTGTAGTCATTTTCCCCATTCCAGTAACTTGTGGGGAGAGATAAGGAAGAAAGTCGCGGCGCGACTTTGTCTTCGTCCAAGACACGAAGCATAGATATCTGCTGACGAGAGAGTCTCTCTGGTAGGAACTCTTGTTGAGCTGGCAGGCTCCAAATCGAAGTATGGTCCCCAAAACCAGGCTAAAAAGCCCAGGGCCTTACGGCATCGCGTGATCCCCGCCTGACCAATAAATTCTCTTTGTCTAGGATAGAACTGCCTTATCTCAAGCTCTCTACAAGAATCCACATCTGAATCCACATCTTGTACAGGAGGGTCTTATCCCATAGGGGTTGGATTCTTTCCTGACGGAGGACAAGCACCAAATAAGACTAAATGCAACGATTGAACAAATTATGAAGATCCACGTTGACGGTACCCTCTACGAAGAAGAGAATGCGAAAATCTCCGTGTTCGACCATGGCTTACTCTACGGAGATGGAGTTTTTGAGGGAATTCGATTCTATAACGGCAGAGTGTTCCAATTAGAGGCCCACATAGACCGCCTCTTTGACTCTGCCCATTCCATTTGCCTAAAACCCCCCATAACTAAGACGGGGATGCAACAAGCGCTGTTGGAGACCGTTCGGGCCAATCAGCTACAGAGCGGGTACATCCGACTACTTCTGACTAGGGGCATCGGCAACCTGGGACTTAACCCGGAACATTGCCGTCTCCCAGCGGTGATCATTATTGCTGACTGCATTAATCTATATCCAGCGGAGATTTACAGGAGGGGACTGAAGGTTATAACCTGCACAACTCGCAGGACGACCTCTACAGCGCTCAGCCCAATGGTTAAGTCTCTCAATTACCTCAACAATATTCTGGCCAAGATAGAGGCTTCCCAGGCTGGTGCTGAAGAAGGTCTTATGCTTAATGAGTGGGGGTACGTTGCGGAGTGTACGGCTGACAACATTTTCATCGTGAGAAAGCAGGGCATAGTTACCCCTCCGGTTACCGCTGGAGCGTTGGCAGGAATTACCCGTTCTGTCATCTTCGATCTAGCGTTAGATCTTGGAATTTCCCTAAAAGAAGCTGATATTACTCGCCATGAGGTTTTTGTGGCAGATGAGTGTTTTTTAACTGGAACCGCAGCGGAGATTATTCCAGTAGCAATGTTGGATGGCCGGAGAATAGGAGTGGAAGTACCTGGTCCCATAACGCAGCGTTTGAGCAGTGAATTCCATCAGTTGACACGAAGGGTAGGTACTGTGATTTACTGACTGCATGCGATGTGATGTTTGCCAGAGCAAGGAAGCAACAGTTTTTTTGACTCAAATCGTCGAGGGCAAGATGCAGAAGGTTAATCTCTGTGAAGCTTGTTCGAAGAACAAGGGAGTAAGTGATCCTGTAGGTTTTGAGTTGGCAGAGCTTTTAGTAGGATTAGGAACAGCCCCGAGTATAGATGTGCAGCCTCCCATACCAAAGTGCGTTGTCTGTGGATTTACGCAAACAGAAT
This DNA window, taken from Candidatus Xiphinematobacter sp., encodes the following:
- the hisF gene encoding imidazole glycerol phosphate synthase subunit HisF, with the translated sequence MLAKRIIPCLDVNKGRVVKGRCFSALRDAGHPVECAKAYDAQGADELAFLDITASREGRPALLSLIEDVAEVCFVPLTVGGGIRSIDDVRAVLSSGADKVSINTSAVQTPYLIRDGAESFGSQCVVVAIDARHEPGFGWRVYSHGGSKPTPLEAVTWACRVADLGAGEILLTSMDADGTCSGYDCRLSKEVSQSVGIPVIASGGAGELAHLAQVLTEGGADAVLAASIFHFGKYTLQTVKEFLLSKGITVRPPRIAAK
- a CDS encoding malate dehydrogenase, translated to MKKPIHVAVTGAAGRVGYSLLPRIVSGSLFGPSQPIILRLIEVPSALKSLEGILMELLDCAFPLLESVIATDDLDEGFRDVNWALLVGSMPRKVGMERKDLLSTNGKIFVKQGHAIQRNAAADVRVLVIGNPCNTNCLIAMSSARDIPNNRWFAMSRLDENRAKAQLAEKAGQHWREVTNVAVWGNHSSTLYPDFLNARIGGCLVCEVIPDMEWLRGDFIQSVQQRGSTIIHATGLSSAQSAAHAIVETIRSIAEPTSPGDWHSVSLSSDGSYGIEKGLVASFPVRSRGGCVEIVQGLQIDPFGRSKIATSISELTEERAVVAELLKS
- a CDS encoding bifunctional nuclease family protein, which gives rise to MSKLVKEVKVRGVIPADSSCAVFLGNEEKTFVIYVDVGVGSAISMFLSSIQKDRPHTHDLVGLMLTAFSARVDRVIINQLKGTTYYGRLIIAAENELHQRRIIELDARPSDCIAMAAQQRAPIYVSQEVWDEVEDMSDVLHGIEEERRREGDQG
- the ilvE gene encoding branched-chain-amino-acid transaminase, whose product is MKIHVDGTLYEEENAKISVFDHGLLYGDGVFEGIRFYNGRVFQLEAHIDRLFDSAHSICLKPPITKTGMQQALLETVRANQLQSGYIRLLLTRGIGNLGLNPEHCRLPAVIIIADCINLYPAEIYRRGLKVITCTTRRTTSTALSPMVKSLNYLNNILAKIEASQAGAEEGLMLNEWGYVAECTADNIFIVRKQGIVTPPVTAGALAGITRSVIFDLALDLGISLKEADITRHEVFVADECFLTGTAAEIIPVAMLDGRRIGVEVPGPITQRLSSEFHQLTRRVGTVIY